The following are encoded together in the Enterobacteriaceae endosymbiont of Plateumaris braccata genome:
- the hisS gene encoding histidine--tRNA ligase: MIKNITAVHGMHDYFFPDTKLWEYIENVIKRILINYGYKEIKIPILEKSILFKQVIGEMTDIVEKEMYNLNDRNGESLTLRPEGTAGCIRAVIEHNAFNFLNQRLWYNGPMFRYERPQRGRYRQFNQIGIEVLGLESPYIDSEIIIMTYYIWKELNIINNVFLEINSIGSIEDREKYIKKLIAYLEKYFHLLDEDCKRRMYKNPLRILDSKNPDIQELLNNAPKLKNFLSKNCIIKLNKLCDILNMIKINFSINYRLVRGLDYYNDIVFEWTTNQLGSHKTICGGGRYDKLITKLSKKNNINGMGCAIGIERLILLVKKINAIKLQINYLIDIYLVPMDVDLTLRKAIFIREIIRKKFPLLKIVISYYFSNLKKQIIQAIKQKVHFLLIIGKKEINNNQLTIKDLFLKKQITFLEKELIITLIKIFNY, translated from the coding sequence ATGATTAAAAATATTACTGCAGTTCATGGTATGCATGACTATTTTTTTCCAGATACTAAATTATGGGAATATATTGAAAATGTTATTAAACGTATATTAATTAATTATGGTTATAAAGAAATCAAAATTCCTATTTTAGAAAAAAGTATTTTATTTAAACAAGTAATAGGTGAAATGACAGATATTGTAGAAAAAGAAATGTATAATTTAAATGATAGAAATGGAGAAAGCCTTACCTTGAGACCAGAAGGTACTGCTGGTTGTATTAGAGCAGTAATAGAGCATAATGCTTTTAATTTCTTAAATCAAAGATTATGGTATAATGGTCCTATGTTTCGTTATGAAAGGCCACAAAGAGGAAGATACAGACAATTTAATCAAATAGGTATTGAAGTATTAGGGTTAGAATCCCCTTATATAGATTCTGAAATTATTATAATGACATATTATATTTGGAAAGAACTAAATATTATAAATAATGTTTTTTTAGAAATTAATTCTATTGGATCTATTGAAGATAGAGAAAAATATATTAAAAAACTTATAGCATATTTAGAAAAATATTTTCATTTACTAGATGAAGATTGTAAGAGAAGAATGTATAAAAATCCTTTAAGAATATTAGATAGTAAAAATCCTGATATTCAGGAATTATTAAATAATGCTCCTAAATTAAAAAATTTTCTTAGTAAAAATTGCATAATAAAATTAAATAAATTATGTGATATACTAAATATGATAAAAATCAATTTTTCTATAAATTATCGTTTGGTTAGAGGATTAGATTATTATAATGATATTGTATTTGAATGGACTACTAATCAATTAGGATCTCATAAAACTATTTGTGGTGGTGGTAGATATGATAAATTAATTACTAAATTAAGTAAAAAAAATAATATTAATGGTATGGGTTGTGCTATTGGAATAGAACGTTTAATATTATTAGTTAAAAAAATTAATGCAATAAAATTACAAATAAATTATTTAATAGATATTTATCTTGTTCCAATGGATGTTGATTTAACTTTACGTAAAGCTATTTTTATTCGTGAAATAATTAGAAAAAAATTTCCTCTGTTAAAAATAGTTATTAGTTATTATTTTAGTAATTTAAAAAAACAAATTATTCAAGCAATTAAGCAAAAAGTTCACTTTCTTTTAATTATTGGAAAAAAAGAAATAAATAATAATCAATTAACAATAAAAGATTTATTTTTAAAAAAACAAATAACTTTTCTTGAAAAAGAACTAATAATAACATTAATAAAAATTTTTAATTATTAA
- the tadA gene encoding tRNA adenosine(34) deaminase TadA has translation MKNDIYWMNYALNLAKLAIKSGEIPVGAVIIQNNKIISEGKNNSIKKNDPTGHAEIIALRKAGKFLKNYRLLNTTMYVTLEPCLMCSGAIIISRINRLVYSISNNKYSNIGSFIDLLSIYNINYCIKINSGVLVNECTNTIKKFFSLKRKNKIH, from the coding sequence ATGAAAAATGATATTTATTGGATGAATTATGCTTTAAATTTAGCAAAATTAGCAATTAAATCTGGTGAAATACCAGTTGGTGCTGTAATCATACAAAATAATAAAATTATATCAGAAGGTAAAAATAATTCTATTAAAAAAAATGATCCTACAGGACATGCTGAAATTATAGCATTAAGAAAAGCCGGTAAATTTTTAAAAAATTATAGATTATTAAATACAACTATGTATGTAACATTAGAACCATGTTTAATGTGTTCTGGTGCAATTATTATTAGTAGAATTAATCGTTTAGTATATAGTATTAGTAATAATAAATATTCTAATATAGGATCTTTTATAGACTTATTAAGTATTTATAATATAAATTATTGTATAAAAATTAATTCTGGAGTATTAGTTAATGAATGCACTAATACCATTAAAAAATTTTTTTCTTTAAAAAGAAAAAATAAAATACATTAA
- the der gene encoding ribosome biogenesis GTPase Der, giving the protein MLNYPIVTIVGSPNSGKSTLYNLLTKTNKALVNDIPGFTRDRNYGYVKINKYRFICIDTGSIINNVKKEKIKLINSLVNKQTFQAIKESDLILFIIKGLYLTNTDYEIINIIRVHKKNVIIILNRKHNDFYEKEFYSLGYKLYPINIININCINKLLILLLPYIKNIYFKKKLIKNQNYKYLNNIKNNNIILSIIGIPNVGKSTLINTILKEERMIVNHSAGTTRDSITIPITNINQIVTKYFKNLIIIDTAGIKKKNKVQNKEKNIIKNSFKSIKKSNIILFIIDGSKEIFSNQETIIINYIINQGKPIIIAINKYDLIHIQKIKQIKKVIRIKFPFIPIIFISAKYGIGLKNLFKFLFKTYNLTNQKIKTSQLMKIMYLAINNFPPPIIKKHRIKLKYIHVGKYNPLTLIIHGNQITKLENNYKRYLLNFLYKNLKFFGIPIFLKFKENKNPYNKNYIN; this is encoded by the coding sequence ATGTTAAATTATCCTATAGTTACTATAGTAGGATCACCAAATTCAGGAAAATCTACTTTATATAATTTATTAACTAAAACTAATAAAGCATTAGTTAATGATATCCCTGGATTTACAAGAGATAGAAATTATGGATATGTAAAAATAAATAAATATCGATTTATTTGTATTGATACAGGTAGCATAATTAATAATGTTAAAAAAGAAAAAATAAAATTAATTAATTCTTTAGTAAACAAACAAACTTTTCAAGCTATTAAAGAATCAGACTTAATTTTATTTATAATAAAAGGATTATATCTAACAAATACAGATTATGAAATTATAAATATAATAAGAGTACATAAAAAAAATGTTATAATTATTTTAAATAGAAAACATAATGATTTTTATGAAAAAGAATTTTATTCTTTAGGATATAAATTATATCCTATTAATATTATTAATATTAACTGTATTAATAAATTATTAATATTATTATTACCTTATATCAAAAATATTTACTTTAAAAAAAAATTAATTAAAAACCAAAACTATAAATATTTAAATAACATTAAAAATAATAATATAATATTATCAATTATAGGTATTCCTAATGTTGGTAAATCTACTTTAATTAATACAATTCTTAAAGAAGAAAGAATGATTGTAAATCATTCGGCTGGAACCACTAGAGATAGTATTACTATACCAATAACAAATATCAATCAAATAGTAACAAAATATTTTAAAAATTTAATTATTATTGATACTGCAGGTATTAAAAAAAAAAATAAAGTACAAAATAAAGAAAAAAATATAATTAAAAATTCTTTTAAATCTATAAAAAAATCAAATATAATTTTATTTATTATTGATGGTTCTAAAGAAATATTTTCTAATCAAGAAACTATTATAATAAATTATATTATTAATCAAGGAAAACCTATTATTATAGCAATTAATAAATATGATTTAATTCATATACAGAAAATAAAACAAATAAAAAAGGTAATTAGAATTAAATTTCCGTTTATCCCTATAATATTTATATCAGCTAAATATGGTATAGGATTAAAAAATTTATTTAAATTTTTATTTAAAACATATAATTTAACTAATCAAAAAATTAAGACTTCACAATTAATGAAAATTATGTATTTAGCAATTAACAATTTTCCACCTCCTATAATTAAAAAACATCGTATAAAGTTAAAATATATACATGTAGGTAAATATAATCCATTAACTTTAATTATTCATGGAAATCAAATAACAAAATTAGAAAATAATTATAAACGTTATTTATTAAATTTTTTATATAAAAATTTAAAATTTTTTGGTATTCCTATTTTTTTAAAATTTAAAGAAAATAAAAATCCTTATAATAAAAATTATATTAATTAA
- a CDS encoding PQQ-binding-like beta-propeller repeat protein, with the protein MKLQKLILIFFIFCSLILTGCSNNNNYCSPDYKNILKYYKNNLKIFKKNQINPRLIWFNKIIKKSDNSFSKLHLAYKHGLIYIANKNGIVKCVNMKNGKIIWNINLAKKNFCIFSYCLSEELSSGPVVSNNYLYLGSEKGKIIALNNKNGNKIWETFVFSEVLSDPVISKNILIVHNDNNILQGLDKNNGHILWTISLGPLEPYSFRGTSKPAVFFDNIITGSDNGIVSSCILNNGFIIWQRDLTKIPNSFNSLNFNDIDAQPIIANGIVYVVSYNGNFNALDLSNGNIIWKKLYKVSGDFIINNNSIYFFDINNNLLSLNIDTGNIIWSQKKFAYKKTITPIYYKNNIIIIDKQGKIYFLNANNGNIISHKFIKKFNDYIQSSLLVHDKLILQTYNGIIYMFKL; encoded by the coding sequence ATGAAATTGCAAAAATTAATATTAATATTTTTTATATTTTGTTCTTTAATATTAACTGGATGTTCAAATAACAATAATTATTGTTCTCCAGATTACAAAAATATACTGAAATATTATAAAAATAATCTAAAAATTTTTAAAAAAAATCAAATAAATCCTAGATTAATTTGGTTTAATAAAATTATTAAAAAATCAGATAATAGTTTTTCAAAACTACATTTAGCGTATAAACATGGATTAATATATATTGCGAATAAAAATGGTATAGTAAAATGTGTTAATATGAAAAATGGTAAAATAATATGGAATATAAATCTTGCTAAAAAAAATTTTTGTATATTTTCATATTGTTTATCTGAAGAATTATCAAGTGGTCCTGTTGTATCAAATAATTATTTATATTTAGGAAGTGAAAAAGGTAAAATTATTGCTTTAAACAATAAAAATGGTAATAAAATATGGGAAACATTTGTTTTTAGTGAAGTATTATCCGACCCAGTTATTTCAAAAAATATTTTAATTGTACATAATGATAATAATATTTTACAAGGATTAGATAAAAATAACGGTCATATTTTATGGACAATAAGTTTAGGTCCTTTAGAACCATATTCATTTAGAGGTACATCAAAACCAGCAGTATTTTTTGATAATATTATAACTGGTAGTGATAATGGTATTGTTAGTTCTTGCATATTAAATAATGGTTTCATAATTTGGCAAAGAGATTTAACAAAAATTCCTAATTCATTTAATTCTTTAAATTTTAATGATATTGATGCTCAACCAATAATTGCAAATGGAATAGTTTATGTAGTTTCATATAATGGAAATTTTAATGCTTTAGATCTTTCTAATGGTAATATTATTTGGAAAAAATTATATAAAGTATCTGGTGATTTTATCATTAATAATAATAGTATTTATTTTTTTGATATAAACAATAATCTTTTATCATTAAATATTGATACAGGAAATATTATTTGGTCACAAAAAAAATTTGCATATAAAAAAACCATAACCCCAATTTATTATAAAAATAATATTATAATTATAGACAAACAAGGTAAAATTTATTTTTTAAATGCTAATAATGGAAATATTATCAGTCATAAATTTATTAAAAAATTTAATGATTATATACAATCATCATTATTAGTTCATGATAAATTAATTTTGCAAACTTATAATGGTATAATATATATGTTTAAATTATAA